ATTCTCACCATAGGCAAGCCAATAGGCCTGCCCTGTTACGCTCTCGGTGCTGTACGCAAAGGCTGCCCGCGCCTGTTTCTTGGCTTTGCGGACTTCAGCCTCAGTGATATCACCGTCGAGAACCCGCTGAATCTCACTCTCGAAGACGGCCTCTGCCTCTTCGACGGAGCGACCGGTGCGGATCGTGATGGTGATTGAATAGAGATAGGGGTCGATTGACGGCATCAAGCTTCCGCTTACTGACGCCGCAATCTCAGATTCGACGAGCGCACGGTACAGTCGGCTGGTCTTGTTGTCGATGTTGCCATCCGGGCCAGTAAGAACGCTATTGAGAATGGTCAACGCGTAGAAGTCCGGGTCATTCCCCGCTGGGGCGCGATAGGCAAATTCGAGAAAGGCGGTCGTGCCGGGACGCTCCACCCTGATGCGGCGCTCTCCATGCTGCTCAGGCTCAGTGCGTGAAAACAACTGCGGGACATCACGGGCCGGAATGTTGCCGTAAACTTCAGAGATACGTTCAATCATTTCACTTGTATCGAATGCCCCAACGGCAGATATGACGGCGTTATTTGGCGCGTAGTAGGTACGATAGTGATTGTAGAGATCGTCACGGGACATCGTATTCAGGTCGTGCAGATCCCCAATGATCTCGTGATGATAGCCGTGCACACGGAACGCAGCCGCGGAGATTTCCTCGGCGAGCCAGAACAGTGGCGAATTCTCCAGACCCTGCCGCTCGCTGATAATAACGGTCCGTTCACTATCGACTTCAGCAGGATCGAATTTCGCGTTGACCATGCGGTCTGCTTCGTGACGGATCGCCAGATCAATCTTGTCTGCCGGCACGGTCTCGAAATAGGCCGTGTAGTCGAATGAGGTCTGCGCATTAGACATGCCCCCCAGGCGGTCAAACATCGCCATCACGTCCGAGGCGGGGAAAGCATCGGTGCCCTTAAACATCATATGCTCAACCCAATGAGAGACACCGGTCTGGCCGGTGCGTTCATTGCGGCTGCCGATCTTATAGAGCACCCACCAGCTGATCAGCGGCGCGCTATGAACTTCTTTGAGCAGAACGGTAAGACCGTTCGGCACGACGTGCTTCGTGACGTTTCCCACCGAGACATTGCCTTCCTATACTGGACAACTTTCCAATTCCCTGGTTTCAGGCGTGTGGTGGTTCGTAGACACAGGTCCTGAGGACTTTCCCCATGCACCCGGGACTTACACGCCTAAGTCTGACGCGATCTAGGCCGCACCATTGTACCCGCGACCGACACCGCGATAATGAAAGCCTAAGCTTTTCATCCGTGCGGGGTCATACATATTGCGCCCATCGACCATAACAGGCTGAGCCAGCGTGTCACGCAGGCGTTCCATGTCCAACTGCTTAAACTCATTCCAGGGCGTGGCAATGACAACTGCGTCCGCGCCGCGCGCGGCGTCGTAGGCATTCTCGCACATCACGATCGTCGGATACTCCTTGGCCGTGACCGGCATAGCAACGGGATCGTAGGCCCGAACCGTTGCGCCGCGCGCAATCAATGTCTCGGCAATTGCCAGCGACGGGGACTCACGGATGTCGTCTGTATTCTCCTTGAATGCCAGCCCAAGCAGGGCGACGGTTTTTCCGCTTACACTGCCGAGAATCTCCTGGAGCTTGTCAGCGACCCGTCTGCGCTGAGAGTCGTTAATTTCGGTAACCGCATTCAGGAGTTGTGGATGTGCCCCGGATTCGGCGGCCATGAAGGTCAAGGCTTTGACATCCTTGGGGAAGCAACTACCTCCATAGCCTATTCCTGGCTGGAGGAAATGGTGCCCAATCCGCTTATCGAAGCCCATTCCCTGGGCCACCTCTACGACGTCAGCCCCGAGTTTCTCGCAGATATTGGCGATTTCATTGATGAAACTTAGTCGAGTTGCCAGAAATGCGTTCGACGCATATTTGATCATCTCGGCTGTACGCAAGTCGGTCATCACGATCGGTGCGCGAAGAGGCAGATAGAGCTGCGCCACAGCCTCGGCTGCCCAATGGTTTTCCGGGGTCGAGCCGAGAACGGTGCGATCAGGGGACATAAAGTCCTGAACGGCGGCGCCCTCACGCAGAAATTCCGGGCAGCTGACAACCGCAAATTGTATGGCTTGACTCTGGTTTTCACGTACCACTTTGGTTACCACATCGCCGGTGCCAACTGGAACCGTCGACTTATTAATGATGATTAGCGGTTGGGTCATGGTCGTGGAAATTGTTGCGGCGGCCGCCCGTACGTACTTGAGTTCGGCCTCGCCATCTTCACCTTCTGGCGTCCCGACACAGATGAAAACGTACTCGGCGTCGCGCAGTCCCTCGTCATAGGAGGTAGTGAAGGTGAGTCGGCCAGCCCTGACATTACGCTCGACGATTTCCTTGAGTCCCGGCTCGTAGATAGGCATTTCGCCGCGTTTCAGCGCTTCGACCTTACGCTCGTCAATATCGACCGTCACGACGTGGTTACCCAGATCTGCAAAACAGGTCGCGTTGACCAGGCCGACATAGCCCGTGCCGATCACACAAATGTGCTTCATTGCGAGAGTCCTTTCTCGGACTTGATAACCGTGTATCTCATGCTCCGGCCCGCCTCTCAATCAGTGAGAAGAAGCCGCCTTAACCCACAGCATTACAGCCGTTTCGCCATCAAAATGTCGGGTTTTCCAAAACCATTTGCATCCGGAATGATGCCTACTACCGCAAATCCCAGTTTACGGTAAAACACGAATGGATGCCCCTTTACGTCACGCAGGTTCGCCAAGGCCGTGAGCGGGTCCGGATAAACATCTAGGCCAGCCAGATTCGTCCATCCCGCCTCGTCGTCGGAGCCAAGCATGAGCGTTAATCCGCCCGCCTCGCGTATTCGGCGTTCGAGTTCCCAAACCAGAGCTGAACCAACGCCTCTACGCTGCGCGGCCGGAGTCACACCCAACGGGTGAAGCTCCCACACTTTGGCGTAAGTTGGCTGGCCGCCAATAATACCAAAAATCACATCATCTTCGACCGCCGCAAGTGCGATCTTGTCACTGGAAAGCATAGACTCGATCTCGCCGCGCGCTTCATCTGACGTCGGCCACGCATCTGGTGCCATCTCAACAAAGGCCTCAACCAGTAGAGTGGCTGCCCGGTCTCGTTGGGCAGAAGAGAGTGAAGCGAGGTCCACAACCTTCATCTACCCAGCCTCGTCCAGGATTCGGTGCGCAACACGACGGCCAATCTCAATCGCGTAATTCGTACCACGATCCCACGGATAAACCTGGCTCATACTTGCCCAATACAGCCCGCGCAACGGAGTTTTCAGGTCAGGAATCTTCTGGCTGTGGTTCAATCCCGGTATCGGTTGCGCGTAAGGCGCACGCCAGACCCATGCTCGGCGAACCCAAGACGGGTCGAACGCAGGATTTACGGCTGGCAGCGCAGAAGTGAAGCGCTCGATCAGGGCATCGTCCGACAATGAGAAGTACTCATGCGAGGGGTCGGCATAGTCACCGCAATAGACGATGACGTCATTGCCATAATGTGTTTTGTCCATCCAATTGGTGTGTTCAACCAGGGCGAGAAATGGAAACTGATTCTTGGTCTTGTCGGAGCTGACCGCCGGAAGATTCAGCCAGTAAGTCCCGTCAGTCAGCAGCGATTGATTGAGGGCAAGCACGACACATACCGCGCCGATGCTGTCAAGAGCCGCTACTTCCTTGCCGTAGGTGGTTCCGGCGATCCCTTGAGCATGCTTGAGTAGTTGTCGAGGCGATGTCGTCGCCAAAACAACGTCGAACATGCGCGACTCCTGCTTGAATCCTAATTCCAGGCCGTCAGCCGTTTCCGAAATGAATTCCACAGGAGTAGACAGGCAAATCTCGACACCTCTTTCGCGCGCCGCGTCAGCCAATGCGTTTACGAAGGCTTGGAACCCACCCTCATATGTCCCCAGCTTTACACTGCGGGCTTTGATGCGCGCCCACATCCAGGCCATGTTGACCTTATCAAAACGGTCGCCAAACTTGCCGATGAGGAGCGGTCGCCAGAGCGCGTTATAGACCTCATCCCCCATCCATCGGCGCAGCCACTGTTGTGCGGTCACCCGCTCCAGCCTCTTCCACCACGGCGTGAGTTTCAGGAAAACGCCAGAGAGGCCGAGGCGCAGGGTCCCCAGCCAGGAGAGCGGCAGGCTCAACGCCGACAGATTCATCTCGGAACGATAGACCCTACCATTCAGCCAGTAGGAGGTCTTGGGTCGTGGCCAGAGGAGCCGGTCTGAAATACCGAGTTCTCGGGCGAGCTGCAGCAAGTCCGAGTCGGTTTCAAACCAGTGGTGGTAGAATTTTTCAAGAGACCAGTCCCACGTTTCGTCCTTGAACCCGGCAGCCAGGCCACCGACTTCTGATCCTGCCTCAAAAATGGTTACGCGATGTCCAGCCTGAACAAGATCCCAAGCGGCAGACAGCCCCGCGATTCCGGCACCTATAATCGCGATAGACTTGGGCTTTGCGGCAGGGACTCCATCATGGCTTGCGGCGGTTGGCGGCTTCTGCTTCATGGGTTAACGACTCATCTCCATTCCATCTGGTGGGTTATACACTCGCGTCGACGCTACTCATCATCCCACCAGCGAAAGCCTTTCGGAAGATTTTCCATGCCGCGAGCTGGGGGGGTGTCGTCAACAAGTGGAGGGGGAAGCTGCGGCGGGAGGGTCATTACTGTTGGAGGGGTTAACACTACCCGGAGCGGGCCAGGCGTCGAGATGACTTGCGGTCGGGTTACCTTCCAGATAAGGCGAACGATAGCACCCAGCCCCAGCCCTATCACCAGCAGATTGAATACCCATCCGACAGCCGGAAGCGCGCTCAATAGTGCCACGATGGCGGCGCCAACGGCGACTCCGAGCATCCAGTCGCGGATAGTCAGTTCTTTGGCAGAGACGCGCTCC
Above is a window of Candidatus Flexicrinis proximus DNA encoding:
- a CDS encoding UDP-glucose/GDP-mannose dehydrogenase family protein, giving the protein MKHICVIGTGYVGLVNATCFADLGNHVVTVDIDERKVEALKRGEMPIYEPGLKEIVERNVRAGRLTFTTSYDEGLRDAEYVFICVGTPEGEDGEAELKYVRAAAATISTTMTQPLIIINKSTVPVGTGDVVTKVVRENQSQAIQFAVVSCPEFLREGAAVQDFMSPDRTVLGSTPENHWAAEAVAQLYLPLRAPIVMTDLRTAEMIKYASNAFLATRLSFINEIANICEKLGADVVEVAQGMGFDKRIGHHFLQPGIGYGGSCFPKDVKALTFMAAESGAHPQLLNAVTEINDSQRRRVADKLQEILGSVSGKTVALLGLAFKENTDDIRESPSLAIAETLIARGATVRAYDPVAMPVTAKEYPTIVMCENAYDAARGADAVVIATPWNEFKQLDMERLRDTLAQPVMVDGRNMYDPARMKSLGFHYRGVGRGYNGAA
- a CDS encoding GNAT family N-acetyltransferase, with amino-acid sequence MDLASLSSAQRDRAATLLVEAFVEMAPDAWPTSDEARGEIESMLSSDKIALAAVEDDVIFGIIGGQPTYAKVWELHPLGVTPAAQRRGVGSALVWELERRIREAGGLTLMLGSDDEAGWTNLAGLDVYPDPLTALANLRDVKGHPFVFYRKLGFAVVGIIPDANGFGKPDILMAKRL
- a CDS encoding insulinase family protein, yielding MGNVTKHVVPNGLTVLLKEVHSAPLISWWVLYKIGSRNERTGQTGVSHWVEHMMFKGTDAFPASDVMAMFDRLGGMSNAQTSFDYTAYFETVPADKIDLAIRHEADRMVNAKFDPAEVDSERTVIISERQGLENSPLFWLAEEISAAAFRVHGYHHEIIGDLHDLNTMSRDDLYNHYRTYYAPNNAVISAVGAFDTSEMIERISEVYGNIPARDVPQLFSRTEPEQHGERRIRVERPGTTAFLEFAYRAPAGNDPDFYALTILNSVLTGPDGNIDNKTSRLYRALVESEIAASVSGSLMPSIDPYLYSITITIRTGRSVEEAEAVFESEIQRVLDGDITEAEVRKAKKQARAAFAYSTESVTGQAYWLAYGENLGSFEWFDQYVDKLDQVSLENVLDAAKRYLRPQSRVVGHLIPTGMSDESEEFSDDDQE
- a CDS encoding NAD(P)/FAD-dependent oxidoreductase, which translates into the protein MKQKPPTAASHDGVPAAKPKSIAIIGAGIAGLSAAWDLVQAGHRVTIFEAGSEVGGLAAGFKDETWDWSLEKFYHHWFETDSDLLQLARELGISDRLLWPRPKTSYWLNGRVYRSEMNLSALSLPLSWLGTLRLGLSGVFLKLTPWWKRLERVTAQQWLRRWMGDEVYNALWRPLLIGKFGDRFDKVNMAWMWARIKARSVKLGTYEGGFQAFVNALADAARERGVEICLSTPVEFISETADGLELGFKQESRMFDVVLATTSPRQLLKHAQGIAGTTYGKEVAALDSIGAVCVVLALNQSLLTDGTYWLNLPAVSSDKTKNQFPFLALVEHTNWMDKTHYGNDVIVYCGDYADPSHEYFSLSDDALIERFTSALPAVNPAFDPSWVRRAWVWRAPYAQPIPGLNHSQKIPDLKTPLRGLYWASMSQVYPWDRGTNYAIEIGRRVAHRILDEAG